A region of Haemorhous mexicanus isolate bHaeMex1 chromosome 24, bHaeMex1.pri, whole genome shotgun sequence DNA encodes the following proteins:
- the MSANTD2 gene encoding myb/SANT-like DNA-binding domain-containing protein 2 isoform X3, with the protein MAAPCGSSQLPPAEPPLRVPKMEVLSPGSPGALSDGNPSLSDPSTPSGASPLGAGPAAGGAALGARGGASPSVSFSPGGAAAAAAAAACRGMSWTPAETNALIAVWGNERLVEARYQQLEGAGTVFGSKAPGPAMYERVSRALAELGYERTPSQCRERIKFLQSSRFFGGFTCRDEDS; encoded by the exons ATGGCGGCGCCCTGCGGCTCCTCGCAGCTCCCACCGGCCGAGCCACCGCTCCGCGTCCCCAAGATGGAGGTGCTGTCGCCGGGCTCACCGGGCGCGCTCAGCGACGGCAACCCCAGCCTGTCCGACCCCTCTACGCCCAGCGGCGCCTCCCCGCtgggcgcggggccggcggccggcggggccgcgctggGCGCCCGCGGCGGGGCCTCGCCCTCCGTCTCCTTCTCGcccggcggcgccgccgccgccgccgcggccgccgcctgCCGCGGGATGTCCTGGACACCGGCGGAGACCAACGCGCTGATCGCCGTGTGGGGCAATGAGCGGCTGGTGGAGGCGCGGtaccagcagctggagggagcGGGCACCGTGTTCGGCAGCAAAGCGCCCGGGCCCGCCATGTACGAGCGCGTCTCCCGCGCCCTGGCCGAGCTGGGCTACGAGCGCACCCCGTCCCAGTGCCGGGAGCGCATCAAG ttcctgcagagctccaggttCTTCGGTGGCTTCACTTGTAGAGATGAGGACTCGTGA